The nucleotide sequence aaaaacactaataatTTAACTGAACATAAATGGACATAAACAAGTGAACACTAACGAACACATTAttgaacgttcatgaacataaataaaAGAAGGCGATaactgttcatgttcgtttatttaactaaacgaacacaaatgaactttGCACCAAACCGTTCACAAAATGTAGACCGAACTTTTGGTTCTTTTGCAGCTCTACTAATTTGTTCATAGCAAACCATCTCAGGTCCATCACATGTAAAATCAACAACTAATGTGAGTTTATTTTTAATAGGGGTTGTAGGTTAAAAGAAATAAATACCCCCATATCGGGTGCACATGGGAAACTAATCGGATAAATTTGATGGTTTTATGCAAATGGAGTGAAATGGTAACACATTGGAAAGCATAATGTCGAAATGGGAAGATTTAAGAATTTAGAGAAAAATGGTAAACCTAATTGTTATGATTGAAACCTTGCCTCCTTCATTCACAATCAATCGAATATATACAAGCATACATAATCTCCTATTCTAATTTAGAGATTTACACAATCTCATAGGATATTTACATTCCAAATATATATCTATATTCTgttacacccccgcagtcgaagctaGAGGTGGCCGAATGTTGAGACTGGAGCGAAAATCGTCGAATAGAATTCGAGGCAAGCCTTTAGTGAAGATGTCAGCTATCTGAAATCTGGAGGGAACATGTAAGACACAAACCTGACCACGCTGAACAAGTTCACGAACAAAGTGTATGCCTAATTCAATATGCTTAGTACGCTGATGTTGAACGGGATTCCCCGAAAGATACACCGCACTGATATTGTCACAAAAAACAATACTGGCCTTACGCATGGGTTTTTGAATATCCAACAGCAGGTTGCGAAGCCAAGATAATTCAGCAACCACATTTGCAACACCCCTATACTCAGCTTCAGCACTAGATCGAGAAACAACAGCTTGACGTTTGGACGACCATGACAATAAATTAGAACCAAGATAAACACAGTACCCGGATGTAGATCTACGTGTGTTAGGACACCCGGCCCAGTCAGCATTCGTGTATGCACGAAGAGAAAAATCACCAACGGAGCCTAAAGTAAGTCCAAACGAGGTCGTGCCCTTTAAGTAGCGGACGATACGTTTGAGAGCATTCCAGTGATCAATACGAGGTGAGTGCATGTACATACACACTTGCTGGACCGCGTAACTAATGTCAGGTCTAGTGAATGTCAAATATTGTAGTGCACCTGCCAAACTACGGTATTGAGTGGGATTATCAAATGCTGGACTGGACGTGGCGCTCAGCTTCGGATTGCAATCAACAGGTGTGGCAACCGGGTTACAAGAAGACATACCAGCACGTTCAATAATATCATTAGTATACTGTGCTGCGAGAGAAACATAGAATCGGCCTTTCGAGTGACTTGAATACCAAAAAAATGACTAAGAGGACCGGAGATCTTTCATGGCAAATTCATCACCTAAGCAACGCATAAGATGATCCCGTAGTTGATCTGTAGAGGTTGTAAGAATGATGTCGTCGACATATATAAGTAGGTAAGCCACATCAGTGCCATGATGATAAACAAATAGAGAGTGATCACAAAGACTTTGGCGGAACCCAATAGAGAGAACAAAGTCAGTAAACCATTGGTACCATACACGTGGTGCCTGTTTCAACCCATAAAGAGACTTCTTGAGAAGACATACATAATCAGGAAACTGTTGATGTCGAAACCCCATTGGCTGATACATATAAACCGTCTCATTTAAATTACCGTGTAGAAACGCATTTGTAACATCTAACTGATGAATCTTCCACGATTGAGATAGTGCGAGAGATAAAACAGTACGAATGGTAGCCGGCTTAACAACCGGACTAAACGTATCCCCACAATCCACCCTGATTTGTTGATTACTCCCATCACAAACTAAACGTGCTTTGTACCGTTCTAATGTACCATCTGACCTGTATTTGTGACGAAACAACCACAAACTACGAAGTACATTCATATTAGGTTGTCGGGGGACAAGTTCCCACGTCTTATTTTTAATAAGGGCATTAAACTCAAGGGTCATAGCATTAAACCATTTCGGAACGGAAAAGGCATCTTTGGGAGTTTTGGGTAAGGCAGCGACGGAAGTGGTGAGAAGATTAAGGAACCGTCGTGGTTTGGAGATACCATCCACGGCGCGAGTATGCATGGTGCGAGTAGACGTAGGAGGAGGGGGTTGAGATGGACTGTGAGGGATAGGAGAAGGTGAGGGTGAGTGAGCGGGTTCAGCCGATGAGTTTGTAGGACCGAGTTGGGCCGGCTGGTATGTGGGATCGGTTTGGGCCGATTGGTATGTGGGAGCGGTTTGGGCCGGTGAGTGCTGGGTGGTAGCAGGGGTGGGAATGGGCTGTGGCGAGGTAACATGAGGAATAAGGGGGCTGTTATTTGGGCCGGTTTGGGTAGTTGAAGTGGAGGGGCTGTGAGGTGGGCTAGTATTAGTGGGTGGAGTAAAAGAAGGATTATTAGGTGGGCCAGGAGAGATGTAAGATGGGCCTAAAAAAGAAGAAGGTGGGCTGTTGGGAGAAACGTGGTTGGGGTCGTGGGGTGTGAAGTGAGGTGGGCTAGGAGGTATATTAGAGGAAGGTAAAGAAGAAACAGTGGACCATGGAAATTGATTAGGACACGAGTCAAGAAAAGTATAGGAACGAGGGTCAGACGACGAGCGATCAGCAAACGGAAACGTTGTTTCATCGAAAATGACGTGACGACTAATAATTATTTTGTGTGTGGCCAAGTCAAGACACTTGTAGCCACGATGATTGGATGGATAGCCAAGAAAAACGCATGGCATGGAACGATAATCCAGTTTATGGATAGTCGTGGAAGGTATGAGAGGGAAGCACAAACACCCAAAAATTCGAAGATGATCATAAGATGGACGAGTGAGATATAGACGTTGAGTGGGAGAGTTATAATGTAAAAGTTTGCTAGGAAGAATGTTGAGAAGGTATGTGGCGACTTCCAAGGCATGATGCCAATATGTATTGGGAAGAGACGCCTGAGCTAAAATGGTACGAATAAGGTTATTAATGGTGCGGATTTTGCGTTCCGCTTTACCATTTTGAGAGGACGTATACGGGCATGATAAATGAAGTTGCATGCCATGTTGATTACAAAATTGTTGAAACGAGGAATTTGCATATTCTCGTCCGTTATCGCATTGAAATTGTTTAATTTTAAGATGAAATTGGGTGTTAATaagatttgcaaaagtggtaaatgTAGTAAAAACTTGGGATTTATTAGCAAGAGGGTAGGTCCATAAGAAATTACTATAATCATCAATGAACACGATATAATATCGATGACCCCCACTACTTAGAATAGGGGATGTCCAAAGGTCACTATGAACAATATCAAATGGCATAAAAGTAGTATGATATGAATCAAGAAAAGGCAATCGAACTTGTTTCCCAAAAACACATGACTGACAAAATTTTGGTTTCACAGTACTACAATGAATAAACTGAGATTGTTTTAAAGACTGAAGTAAATTTGATCCTGGGTGATCGAGACGTTGATGCCAAATGTCTTGAGAAATAGTTGCAAAAGTAGATGGTGTGGTGAACTTGGTAATTTGTGTAGGATCAAGGGTGTAGAGATCCCCCGGACTATTGCATCGTAGGATAGGGGTCCGGGTCTTGAGGTCTTTCACAATAAAACCAAACGGATCAAATTCAATAGAAACATGATTATCAGAGGTAAAAGACgaacaaaaatcaagtttttaatAAGTGAGGGAGCATATAAGACTTGATTTAATTTGAATGGAGGAAAAAGTGGTTTAAGGGTTTGGTTGCCATGTCCAAGAACCGGAATAGTGTTACCATTACCCACAAGTATATTTTTAAAAATGCCATTATTAAAAAAAAGAGGAGAAATTGTCAGGGAGAGAGGTCATATTCAAAGTCGCACCTGTATCCATAGTGTAAATGGGTTGATCAACATCAGTAGGTGCATAACTTGCTGCATATGATTGATCCGGGCGCGAACCAAGTATGCCTGCATGGTTGTTATTTGAACGCGATGGAACCGTAGGATATGGGCATGGCGGCACAGGTGACCAGGGAGCCCAAGGAGTGAAATTGGGAGATGAGCCGGTCCATGGAGCAAACCCGTACGGCCAAGTGGGGTACCCGGGTGGAGCCGAAGTCTGTTGAGAGGTATTGCCACGACCTCGACCGGCAGAGCCACCCCGTCCGCGGCCACGGCCACGACCGCGACCTCGTCCTCGAGTGGAGTTGTTGTCACGAGCAGTTTCATTGCGATTATCATACCGTCCCGAAGAAGTCCGATTGTCATATGTATCAGCCGAGGATGAAGAACGGTTTTCTGAAGTTGCCACAAGGGCTGTACCGGCGGCCTGTGCCACACCACGAACCTGGTTAGCTTTGCGTGTTTCCGCCATGCAGAGTCGGGAGCGTGTCTCATAGAAATCCGGTAACGGAGTAGTTTGCTGGATGATCGTGGCCGTGCTCTCGTATTGTTCCGTAAGCCCCATAAGAAGTTGCAAGACCAACTGTTCTTCGGTGATGGGAGAACCAACATTAGTAAGTTGGTCGTATATGACCTTGAGTGCTTGACAGTAGGCAGTCATGGAGGGGTATTACTCGAGTCAAGTGTTGGCAAACTTGTTATTGAGGTCGATAGTACGTGTGGCCTTGTTGTCTTGAAAGATATTTGCCAGAGCCGTCCAAGCCGCGTGTGCATTAGTATTAGGCATCAGGATAGTGTGAAGAAGATCGGTGGAAATCGTCCCATAAATCCATTGTAAAACAATGGAGTCAAGGCGTTCCCACGACAGAGATGCGACGACTTTGTCTTTGGGCTGTTCTTTATCGGCGGAAGAGGAGGCATCGGAGACTTTCTTTGGCTGAAGGTGATCGTATACATCATAGGAGATGCAGTGAATCTTGAATAATTCGGACCACGCAGTATAGTGTCCGTTCTCGATATCAAGGGTTATAGGGATGAGAGCTTTGATGTTGGATACTGTAACAGCAGGGTGAATAGGAGTTGACATGCTGAAGACGATGAAGGAGGGCGAAGAAAGAAAAACGACAGAGTTTGCGAAGAAGAAGATGAGGGCGGCCGATAGAGGATCGGTTAGGGTTAGGTTAAAACTGGTTTGATACCATGTTATGATTGAAACCTTGCCTCCTTCATTCACAATCAATCGAATATATAcaagcatacaaatatatatctataTTCTGTTACTAATCTAATGATAGGGATGAAAATAACACCTTGCTATAATTTTTAACACCATAGAATGATGGGAGAATTGCAAAAAAGCTTTGTTATTTCTTTGTAAATTTTGATGTATCTTGCTACTAAGGTAATTCTTAAAATTTATAGTGAAAGGATAGTGAAAACAACTCCATCGAGAACTAAACAAAAAAAGTTGTTTGTAATGTCTTCAATGCATTTTATTatgtttaaaatatgttttacGTTTCAACTCAGCCGCAGTAGCTTATGATTGGGATGGGCAACAACATCGCACAGTTGCAATTGCGTTGTGGAATTGCGGACCATCCGAGAATGACGTCATCAGTGGCAACCAACTACCCAGTAGCTACTGTTTGATGATGTCATTAGTGGCAAATGACCTCATAAGGGGTTACTCGCACCCGCAGACGCTACTACTGAGGTGATGATATTAAGGGCAAAGATGGCTCTCAAGCGGTTCACGGTGATATGAGCGTGCAAAGGCCAAGTGTACCATCAAAGCGTCACATTGTGCCCAACCCCCTCGCCACACGTGCGTGTACGTGCGAGTATAAGGTGCGAAGTGAAAGTCGTTAATGAGAGGCTAGCTTAAAACTTTAATTTAGGGTCTCCATTGGTGTCTCCTTCTAGGGAAACAATCTCTATGGaaatgaacatgttcatgaaGACTTATCGAACGTAAACGAACgtgaacgaacacaaatgaatgatatatattcattttaaaaCAAAGTATGCAGTTTTCATCAGAAAAATTACACGAAGAATCCCCCAAATATAAGTACTTAACATAACTATCTGAACATAGTTGACTTAATTATTTTAAACACAATAAACACAAAAGTTAAGAAGTTTGTCAAGCTTTAATACAAACTGAAATTGAAATGGTCAAATGGAGTATGTTGATGGAAGCATATAGTATAACTATggtttcaaatttttaaaaactaaaaccaataaaataaaaaaatgtaacataaaaccctttaaatgaacgaacataataaACATTAACAAGCGAACATAAGTGAACATATTACCGAATAttcatgaacataaacgaacaaaaGCAGCATCTGTTCATATTCGTTTGTTGAACTTATCGAACAAAAttattgtttgtgtttgttcatttattaaacgaacaacCATAAACAAACGTTCCGGCAAACAGTTCACAAAATGTTTATTGAATGTTTGGTTCGCTTACAACCCTAGAAATAAGGGTAGAGAAAAGGATGTGAATTCTCTTAGTTTCACCTAAGAAAAGATATTTGATATGAGGTGTTGATCCTCCATATACACAAAATGAAttgaaaataatattttatattattgTTATATGTGACAAAAGTAGCTAGTGCGAGAATGAAAGCTGGAACTGACAGACGGAATTTATAACTTCTTTGGCTTTCCTTAGAGTTTAGTTCTTTTACGGATATTCGGTGTGGTTGTGAAAGGTGAAGAGAGCGTTTTACATCATGTGGGTAGAGGGGGCATGAAGGGCAAAACCCTCAAAACCATGGGGTGGTGGGCAAGGTAGAGGGGCGTTTTAttgtaattttaaaaaaataaccaACCAATCGCTACCTTCCAATCACCACCTTCCACCTCCAAATCCaatccccccccccctccccccggGCCAGTGGGCTTTGGGTGGTGTGTGTGGGTGTGGGGTTGGAGGGGCTCCCCCTCACACCGGATGCTTTAATAATCGCAACCTTTAGCTTAAAGTTTGTTTAGCTTTTCCATTTAGAAAACACATGTGTCACTCACGTGTGGGAAAACAAATGGCAATGTACCAAATAAACGTTAAGCTAAATGTTGCGATTGTTACAAGAATGAAACTTCAAGGACGCCCAATGTAGTTATTATAGTTAAAGGTCATGAAAGTGACCCGAACATAAATGTCATAATTTGTAATTTACTGTAAAAACAGATAAAAAACCTCAAATTAGGTATATTGTCATGCTTTCTAACTATCTTTACGGCTATAAATATGTATCAGTGTTATTCAATATTATAGatgtataatgtataataatATGTATTTAAAGTTTAAATGGCTAGATTTATGATCTTAATATTTTAAAAGAAACTAGAAATTATCAAAGtgaactaaatatatatatatatatatatatatatatatatatatatatatatatatatataccacaaAAGGGTGTTTTAAATAAGTAACAATTCAACACCAAATTATTTTTACTAATTGAGATTTATTATCTAGTATTAAAATTTGGGTAACTGACAATTGTGTCCCTAGTCCCAGACAACTGAGGGAGACTCACTAAACACCCATAAAAGGAAACAAAAAACTGAAACCCTTTCCAAATCAATCACTTGTTGTTACCATTGTAGGAACATTTTGATTTACTTGCTACTCTCTTTTGGAATTTTGGTCTGGTTATAGCTTTTTTTTAACCGCAAGGAATGACGTGGAACCACCGTGACACTGGACGTTGTGgtcaaggtcgactactcgaccgccgacagcctcttggctctcccagatgcccGGAAACCCGACCCTCACCCGCccaaaggcacgacagtggaataatcggtaaaacctcgcttcccatccaagacgaaccggcgccacccgtattcgcccttcacctggatgccgcagaaaataatggggagagtgTGAGTCGAACATGGGTCACAGGGAATACCAAATTTTTCCCCAACCAttccaccactacctcattggcgGTCTGGTTAGAGCTTAACGTACCAAGAAATAACTGGGTAAAATTACAAAGGATGCTAACAAATTCACATcttaaaatcttattttcacactCTTTATAGGGGTCGTGTAGGGTTATACCGCTCGTATAGGATAATCTGACATGACAAATATTGGCTCGTATAATGCTATACGGCTCGTATAGACGGAGAAAATATTAGGTCGTATAACATcccatacgggccgtataacatcctatacgagtcgtataacattatacggctcgtataacaTTACATGAAGTTTGGGTCGTATAACATTGTATACGGATTTTATAATATTATACGACTCATATACATGAAGACAACAAAACATTCTCTGGCATTTTTTTTGCGCAATATTCCCCTATACGGCTTGGCCCATTACAAAATTAaacaatcattttacaaacaatTCCTGGGTGTTTTGGAGCCAAGGGTCTCTCTGGAAGTAGTCTCTCTATCCctaggggtagaggtaaggtgtgCCTACATCCCATTCTCCCCAGACCCTACaaatagctttgctatttgtgggattgaATTACTATGTATGATTAATTGATTTTACAAACagctagattttttttttattattaaaccATATGATTGGATAGAGGATCCAATGACCAAATCCAATacaagcaaaaaaaaaaacaattcactGCTTAGATGTTTAAATCTTTTCGGTTGAACAACATGCATATGTCATTGTCGCTTTGCATTTCAAAACATCTTCGGTTTAGAGCTGACGTGTCATTACTCGATTGGTTGTTCAGTCGCGTCCTTTTTATTTATAGGCAAAAACTGCTCAAATGTCTATTTTAAGACTAACATGAATCAATTTGTGGTTTATCAGTAATCATTACATCTTTTGATTGAGTTATACTTTGGTATGTAAATAGTTGTGACGGTCAAAcagtttttcttaaaaaaatggTTAAATGACTATTTAAGTATTAAAAGGGCTTGTAGTCTAGCGTTATCAAGTAGTGTTGGAAATGTATCCCTCGTGAGGTTGAGATACAAATCCTATTATGGATAAAAGGGCTTGTACTCTAGCGTTATCAAGTAGTGCTAAAGACGGTGAAGGACGGTGGGATGGTGAGGCGGGTGGTGGAGTGAGTCGCAGGTGTAGGCGGAAAAGTGAAATTTTtaaatgaggggggggggggggggatcagGAGTTGCAGGTGgcaggtggaggtggtggtggaagATGGCGCTGGAGGGTTGAGGTGGTGGAGTGGAGGTGAAGGGCGGCGGTGGCTAAGGGCGGTAAAGGCCAAgtaaatttataacaaaatatatGAGAAGTTAACAATGTATGTCAAAATTGTTGGCAATCTCATTTCTATGGTTCCGTACTTTTACTTTGGACCTTTTGATTATAAAGCAACAACGATAAGAAAGAAACTAATTTGTGAATCATATATAGAATTAAATTAGTGGATAGAAATTGATTGGTGAATCACAGTCTAGAGTTTAGGTGTCAAAATCTCATTACTTAAACAAAACGTTTGCGTGAACCACATCCAAATTGTTGGTTTATACTTTATAGCCCAAAACCGTTCCGTTTTCAGTTTGGGGCAGATGTACTATCACTTGATTGGTTGCTCGGCCACCAAATCTTCTATTTTAGACCAAAATAGACTAAAACCACATATGATTTTAGACAATTGATGTGATTTTAGTCTATTTTGGCCTAAAATAGAAGATTTGGTAGCCGAGCAACGGGTAAGTTGTCATAATTGGTTACATGGTTATCGTTTTAAAAATCGGTTAAATGACTATTTTATATTCAAGGTTTGACTAAATGAATTCACCAATGTTCAAAATTTGATACCGTTACCATCTAAAAAGCAGAATCATCAGAATTTATTCTTCATTTACAGGTTTTATACATTAATAATACAATATAGTTACCACATGTTTCCTTTAAAACATTTTTGTGCCCACGGGAGATTATAAAAACGGTGTTAATATTCACACCCCCTTCTCTCTCTATacatacatagatatatatagagagagagtgtgtggaAATAAGATTTTAGGGTATGGGAATAAAATAACCCTTAAATAGAGTGAAAAGGGtgtaaaataaaattttggagTGTGGGAATAGAATGACCGGTAAAATACCCTGTTCAATACATAAATAAGTCAAAATTACTCTCTACTTACAAATACAAAGTACTATAATTTCCCGCAAATAAGAAATAGAACTTTCATACATTTATCTTAACACGGTATAAACGGTAGATGATCTAAGATTTAACGGACATACTACAATTCGCGAAATAGATGTCTTTTAAATACAAGAATTAACATGCGGAATACAGATCTTATGCATCATTATAACACTTTACTTACCGACAGGGTTTTACCTTTTATTTTTCTTCACTGGAATCATGTTTTACAACACCTCATCGTCTTGGTTATGATATATGGAGGAATCTTCGATGGGTAACGAAGGTGGGGTTCCTGGCGGGATTGAGGCGGCACCGTTCTCACCAGCACACACACATAGAGCCTCAGCGTCACGAAGAATGGGATCAAGGTCGATTTGACCGCTTAACTCGTTGATGAACTTTAGAAGGGTATCGAAGTCCATTTGCTCCCCCATTATTTTGGCTCGGTGTCTTTTAAGGATGGCGATACATACGTAAAGATGAAGATGCTCACTAGGGTAGTGAGTCCATAAAACCTCCCACAACCTTAGTGTTTTTTCGTATTCGAACTCCCTGAGATAACATGACCAATAATAATTAGAAGGGATTTTGGACCAAAATCAAAGATGTAAATTcctttcaaaaattcaaattcaaCCCGTTAACTTTTAAACCTTGAAAAGGGTCGGATAAGAAACGGCCCGGCTCATGGTATATTTTATGAAGGGAATCGTTGAGAAAAAGAACCCGTTCTTATTGCCAACTTAACAATTTATTGTCTGTTTATAAGCGATACTTAACCATATGAAAAAGAAGAGTAAATTaaatggatggtccctgtggtt is from Helianthus annuus cultivar XRQ/B chromosome 9, HanXRQr2.0-SUNRISE, whole genome shotgun sequence and encodes:
- the LOC110875542 gene encoding uncharacterized protein LOC110875542, whose protein sequence is MSTPIHPAVTVSNIKALIPITLDIENGHYTAWSELFKIHCISYDVYDHLQPKKVSDASSSADKEQPKDKVVASLSWERLDSIVLQWIYGTISTDLLHTILMPNTNAHAAWTALANIFQDNKATRTIDLNNKFANT